In one Roseburia intestinalis L1-82 genomic region, the following are encoded:
- a CDS encoding oxidoreductase — protein sequence MKNKYPHIFEPMTIRRMTVKNRIVMTPMGTNYGEQNGEMSFLHINYYEQRAKGGTGLLIVENASVDSPQGSNGTTQLRIDLDNYIPRLFKLCENVHKHGACIAIQLNHAGASAMSSRIGMQPVSASDVPSKAGGEIPRPLEKDEMMHIVKKYGEAAKRAQICGFDAVEIHAGHSYLISQFLSPTTNKRTDEFGGSAENRARFAKLVIEEVRKQVGPFFPIFVRISADEMVEGGNTLEDTLEYLQYFEKEVDVFDVSCGLNGSIQYQIDANYLPDGWRSYMAKAVKEKYGKPCMTVGNIRDPKVAEDILAKGDADFIGMGRGLIADPEWVNKVEFGKECDIRKCISCNIGCAGHRIGLNQPIRCTVNPAVNSGEDYMKHKINKPCNVVVIGGGTAGLEAACTAAEVGCTTFLIEKKAELGGLASVISKIPDKKRLADFPNYMIHRASKLHNLFIFKNTSTTPELVKSLNPDIIVNATGSVPTLPPITGLHDLVDKDDSNVATVLKMIDRINEYPEKMDGQKVAIIGGGAVGLDVMEFFTERGSDVTMVEMLPMIGNGLDPVTKCDTNAKMAKYNVKQMTNTALQEVQNDRFIVKNPQGEIEEIPFDYGFICLGMRANNPVLDQLEEAFADTNVEIINIGDSKRARRIIEGTEEGRNILNVLAKHDYL from the coding sequence ATGAAAAACAAATATCCTCATATTTTTGAGCCAATGACCATCCGTCGTATGACCGTAAAAAACAGAATCGTTATGACACCAATGGGAACAAACTATGGTGAGCAGAACGGTGAAATGAGTTTTCTTCATATTAATTATTATGAGCAGCGTGCAAAGGGCGGCACAGGCCTTCTGATTGTCGAGAACGCAAGCGTTGATTCCCCACAGGGTTCTAACGGTACGACACAGCTCCGCATCGACTTAGACAACTATATTCCGCGTCTGTTCAAATTATGCGAAAACGTACACAAACACGGTGCATGTATCGCAATCCAGTTAAACCATGCAGGTGCATCCGCAATGTCTTCCCGTATCGGAATGCAGCCGGTTTCCGCTTCTGATGTTCCTTCCAAGGCAGGCGGAGAAATCCCTCGTCCATTAGAGAAAGATGAGATGATGCACATCGTTAAAAAATACGGTGAGGCTGCAAAGCGTGCCCAGATCTGTGGATTTGACGCCGTAGAGATCCATGCAGGACATTCCTACTTAATCAGCCAGTTCCTCTCTCCTACCACCAACAAGAGAACAGATGAATTTGGCGGTTCTGCAGAAAACCGTGCAAGATTTGCAAAATTAGTCATCGAGGAAGTTCGTAAACAGGTTGGACCTTTCTTCCCGATCTTCGTCCGTATCAGTGCTGACGAAATGGTAGAGGGTGGAAATACCTTAGAGGATACTTTAGAGTATTTACAGTACTTCGAGAAAGAAGTCGATGTATTTGACGTTTCCTGTGGTCTGAATGGTTCTATCCAATACCAGATCGATGCAAACTATTTACCGGACGGCTGGCGTTCTTACATGGCAAAAGCTGTAAAAGAAAAATACGGCAAACCATGTATGACTGTTGGTAATATCCGTGACCCGAAAGTTGCTGAAGATATCTTAGCAAAAGGCGACGCTGACTTTATCGGAATGGGACGTGGACTGATCGCTGATCCGGAATGGGTCAACAAAGTTGAGTTCGGAAAAGAATGTGATATCCGCAAATGTATTTCCTGTAACATCGGATGTGCAGGACACCGTATCGGTTTAAACCAGCCGATCCGTTGTACCGTAAACCCGGCTGTCAACTCCGGCGAAGATTACATGAAACATAAGATCAACAAACCTTGCAACGTTGTAGTCATCGGTGGCGGTACTGCAGGTTTAGAGGCAGCCTGCACTGCAGCAGAAGTCGGATGTACCACCTTCTTAATTGAGAAAAAAGCTGAGCTTGGCGGACTTGCTTCCGTGATTTCCAAGATCCCGGATAAGAAACGTTTAGCTGACTTCCCGAACTATATGATCCACCGTGCAAGCAAGCTTCACAACTTATTCATCTTCAAGAATACAAGCACTACACCGGAATTAGTAAAGAGCTTAAACCCGGATATCATCGTAAATGCAACCGGTTCTGTTCCTACTTTACCACCGATCACCGGTCTGCATGATCTTGTCGACAAAGATGACAGCAATGTTGCTACCGTATTAAAGATGATCGACCGCATCAACGAGTATCCTGAAAAAATGGATGGTCAGAAAGTTGCAATCATCGGTGGTGGTGCCGTAGGTCTCGACGTGATGGAATTCTTTACCGAGCGCGGTTCTGACGTAACCATGGTAGAGATGCTTCCAATGATCGGAAACGGTCTTGATCCGGTTACAAAATGTGATACAAATGCCAAAATGGCAAAATACAACGTAAAACAGATGACCAACACTGCTCTGCAGGAAGTTCAGAACGATCGTTTCATCGTAAAGAATCCTCAGGGTGAGATCGAAGAAATTCCATTTGATTATGGTTTCATCTGCCTCGGAATGAGAGCAAACAACCCTGTATTAGACCAGTTAGAGGAAGCTTTCGCAGATACTAACGTAGAAATCATAAATATCGGTGACAGCAAACGTGCAAGAAGAATCATTGAGGGTACTGAAGAGGGACGTAATATCTTAAACGTACTTGCAAAACATGATTATCTGTAA
- the aroE gene encoding shikimate dehydrogenase: MEKRISGHTGLLALIGSPVGHSGSPAMYNYSFEKLGLDYAYVAFDIKEDKVKDAIAAMKTFNMRGCNVTMPDKVEAAKYMDELSPAAQIIGAVNTIVNDNGKLTGHITDGEGFVHNLRDHGIEIKGKKITVAGGGGAATAIQVQCALDGAREISIFNIKDAFFERTLQTAEKIKKAVPECVVNVYDIADTAKMTEEIQSSDIFANATIVGMKPMDDQSVVKDLSAFRPGLVVADAVYNPEETKLLREAKEAGCTCVGGKGMLLWQGVAAFKLYTGQDMPVEDVKKLFFS, translated from the coding sequence ATGGAAAAGCGCATTTCAGGCCACACAGGACTTTTAGCATTGATCGGTTCACCGGTCGGTCATTCAGGATCACCGGCGATGTACAATTACAGCTTTGAGAAGCTGGGATTAGACTATGCTTATGTGGCTTTTGATATAAAAGAGGACAAGGTAAAAGATGCGATCGCTGCAATGAAGACTTTCAACATGCGTGGCTGCAATGTTACCATGCCGGATAAGGTTGAGGCTGCAAAATACATGGATGAGCTTTCACCGGCAGCGCAGATCATCGGTGCTGTCAATACAATCGTCAATGATAACGGAAAACTGACCGGTCACATCACAGACGGCGAGGGATTCGTACATAACTTAAGAGATCATGGCATTGAGATCAAAGGCAAAAAGATCACAGTAGCCGGAGGCGGTGGTGCTGCGACAGCCATTCAGGTACAGTGTGCCTTAGACGGTGCGAGAGAAATCTCTATTTTCAATATCAAGGATGCATTCTTTGAGAGAACCTTACAGACGGCAGAGAAGATCAAAAAGGCAGTGCCGGAGTGTGTGGTCAATGTATATGACATTGCAGATACTGCAAAGATGACAGAAGAGATCCAGTCAAGTGATATCTTTGCCAATGCCACGATCGTTGGAATGAAGCCGATGGATGACCAGAGTGTTGTAAAGGACCTGTCTGCATTCCGTCCGGGACTTGTCGTTGCAGATGCAGTATACAATCCGGAAGAGACAAAACTCCTTCGCGAGGCAAAAGAAGCAGGATGTACCTGTGTCGGAGGAAAGGGAATGTTGTTATGGCAGGGAGTTGCCGCATTCAAACTTTACACCGGACAGGATATGCCGGTTGAGGATGTGAAGAAATTATTCTTCAGCTAG
- a CDS encoding GNAT family N-acetyltransferase: MNSIIRPMTPKDKNSVLEMMRVFYASPAVFTNGSDDIFRTDIENCINDNPYLEGYIFEVSGEIQGYGMIAKSFSTEFGRPCMWIEDIYIKESCRGAGIGSKFIDYIGEKYPDAILRLEVEEENERAVNVYKKNGFSFLPYLEMKK, encoded by the coding sequence ATGAACAGTATCATAAGACCTATGACACCTAAAGACAAAAACAGTGTTCTTGAAATGATGCGTGTATTTTACGCATCCCCGGCGGTTTTTACTAACGGATCCGATGATATTTTCCGCACCGATATTGAAAACTGCATCAATGACAATCCATATCTGGAAGGCTATATTTTTGAGGTTTCCGGCGAGATCCAGGGCTATGGCATGATCGCAAAAAGCTTTTCCACAGAATTTGGCAGGCCATGCATGTGGATCGAGGACATTTATATCAAGGAATCCTGCCGTGGGGCCGGCATCGGAAGCAAATTTATCGACTATATCGGGGAAAAATACCCGGACGCCATCCTGCGGCTGGAGGTGGAAGAAGAAAATGAACGGGCCGTCAATGTATATAAGAAAAATGGATTTTCATTTCTGCCTTATCTGGAAATGAAAAAATAG
- a CDS encoding oleate hydratase, which produces MSNKNKTIALASLIAAGAGVAAVAASNSHKQAKAKKIAEKQQAESGTPYRNTERGKYEKNSKGIYYTNGNYEAFAHPKKPEGVDEKSAYIVGSGLASLAAACFLVRDGQMPGDHIHILEAMDIAGGACDGIFDPSRGYVMRGGREMENHFECLWDLFRSIPSIETPGVSVLDEYYWLNKEDPNYSLCRATENRGEDAHTDGRFNLSQKGCMEIMKLFMTKDEDLYDKTIEDVFDDEVFDSTFWLYWRTMFAFENWHSALEMKLYFQRFIHHIAGLPDFSALKFTKYNQYESLILPMQKYLEAAGVDFQFNTEVTNVIFDIKDGKKVATAIECKVKGVESGIVLTENDLVFVTNGSCTEGTIYGDQNHAPNGDAEVRNSGCWNLWKNIAKQDPSFGRPEKFCSDVAKTNWESATVTTLDDKIIPYITNICKRDPKSGKVVTGGIVSCKDSSWLLSWTINRQGQFKEQDKDKVCVWVYGLFTDVPGDFIKKPMKECTGKEITEEWLYHLGVPTDQIEELAEHSAVCVPTMMPYITAFFMPRTKGDRPDVIPDGCVNFAFLGQFAETPRDTVFTTEYSVRTAMEAVYGLLGVDRGVPEVWGSVYDIRELLDSTVKLMDGKSPLEIQLPGPLNALKKPLIRLVKGTVVEKVLRDHNVLKDGMLE; this is translated from the coding sequence ATGTCAAATAAAAATAAAACCATCGCGTTAGCATCTTTGATTGCAGCAGGAGCCGGTGTGGCAGCAGTTGCGGCAAGCAACAGCCACAAACAGGCAAAGGCAAAGAAAATCGCCGAAAAACAGCAGGCAGAGAGTGGAACACCATACCGCAATACAGAGCGTGGAAAATACGAGAAAAACAGCAAAGGTATTTATTATACTAACGGTAACTACGAGGCATTTGCACATCCGAAAAAACCGGAAGGTGTCGATGAGAAAAGCGCATACATCGTAGGAAGTGGTCTTGCATCTTTAGCAGCAGCATGTTTTCTGGTTCGTGACGGACAGATGCCGGGCGATCATATCCATATTTTAGAGGCAATGGATATCGCAGGCGGTGCATGTGATGGTATCTTTGATCCGTCCAGAGGCTATGTGATGCGCGGCGGCCGTGAGATGGAGAACCATTTTGAATGTCTGTGGGATCTCTTCCGCAGTATCCCTTCCATTGAGACACCGGGCGTTTCCGTACTCGACGAATACTACTGGCTGAACAAAGAAGATCCGAACTACTCTTTATGCCGTGCAACCGAAAACCGCGGCGAAGATGCACATACGGACGGCAGATTCAACTTAAGCCAGAAAGGCTGCATGGAGATCATGAAACTTTTCATGACCAAAGACGAGGATCTGTATGACAAGACGATCGAGGATGTCTTTGACGACGAAGTATTTGATTCTACCTTCTGGCTGTACTGGAGAACCATGTTTGCATTTGAAAACTGGCACAGCGCATTGGAGATGAAACTTTATTTCCAGAGATTCATCCATCATATCGCAGGCCTGCCGGATTTCAGTGCACTGAAATTTACCAAATACAATCAGTATGAATCACTGATCCTGCCAATGCAGAAATATCTGGAGGCAGCAGGGGTTGATTTCCAGTTTAATACAGAAGTCACCAATGTGATCTTTGATATCAAAGATGGCAAAAAAGTGGCAACCGCGATCGAGTGCAAGGTAAAAGGTGTTGAGAGCGGTATCGTCCTGACAGAGAATGACCTTGTATTTGTGACAAACGGAAGCTGTACCGAAGGCACAATTTACGGTGATCAGAACCATGCTCCAAACGGAGATGCGGAAGTACGCAACAGCGGCTGCTGGAATTTATGGAAAAACATTGCAAAACAGGATCCGTCCTTTGGACGTCCGGAGAAGTTCTGCTCTGATGTTGCAAAGACAAACTGGGAGTCTGCAACGGTAACCACACTGGACGATAAGATCATTCCATACATCACAAATATTTGTAAGAGAGATCCAAAGAGCGGAAAAGTTGTAACCGGCGGTATCGTAAGCTGCAAGGATTCCAGCTGGCTGTTAAGCTGGACGATCAACAGACAGGGACAGTTCAAGGAGCAGGATAAAGATAAGGTCTGTGTATGGGTATATGGACTGTTTACCGATGTACCGGGTGATTTTATAAAGAAACCAATGAAAGAATGTACCGGTAAGGAGATCACGGAAGAGTGGCTGTATCATCTTGGTGTACCGACCGACCAGATCGAGGAGCTTGCAGAACACAGTGCAGTCTGCGTACCGACGATGATGCCGTACATCACAGCATTCTTTATGCCAAGAACCAAAGGTGACCGCCCGGATGTCATCCCGGATGGCTGTGTAAACTTTGCATTCTTAGGTCAGTTTGCAGAGACACCGAGAGATACCGTATTTACCACAGAGTACTCCGTCAGAACCGCAATGGAGGCTGTATACGGACTGCTTGGTGTAGACCGTGGCGTGCCTGAGGTATGGGGAAGTGTTTACGATATCCGTGAACTTTTAGACAGCACAGTCAAACTCATGGATGGCAAATCTCCGTTAGAAATCCAGCTGCCTGGTCCGCTTAACGCATTGAAGAAACCTCTGATCCGCCTTGTAAAGGGAACTGTGGTTGAGAAAGTGCTGCGTGATCATAATGTATTGAAAGATGGGATGTTAGAGTAA
- a CDS encoding TetR-like C-terminal domain-containing protein has translation MSNTTKRALEASLKKLLLQKPLDKITIQDLTTDCGISRMAFYYHFKDIYDLVEWACVEDGKRALQGKRTYNSWQEGLEQIFKAVLENKPFIMNVYRSVSKEQIESYLYKLTFELIEGVVNEKAEGTGLPEEDKRFIADFYKYGFVGVMLDWIKDGMQEDYSTIVKKMSLTLHGNISNSIGNFLDEG, from the coding sequence ATCCTTAAAAAAATTACTTTTACAGAAACCATTAGATAAAATTACGATCCAGGATCTGACCACGGACTGTGGAATCAGCCGTATGGCATTTTATTACCATTTTAAAGATATCTATGATCTGGTTGAATGGGCATGCGTGGAGGACGGAAAGCGGGCACTGCAGGGAAAACGAACCTACAATTCCTGGCAGGAAGGGTTAGAGCAGATTTTTAAGGCAGTGCTGGAAAATAAACCGTTTATCATGAATGTATACCGTTCGGTCAGCAAGGAACAGATTGAAAGTTATCTTTATAAGCTGACGTTTGAACTGATCGAGGGTGTGGTAAATGAGAAGGCGGAAGGAACCGGTCTCCCGGAGGAAGATAAACGTTTTATTGCAGATTTTTACAAGTATGGTTTTGTCGGTGTGATGTTAGACTGGATCAAAGACGGTATGCAGGAAGACTATAGCACGATCGTCAAAAAAATGAGTCTGACACTGCACGGAAATATCAGTAATTCGATTGGAAATTTTTTAGATGAAGGGTGA